Proteins from a genomic interval of Sulfitobacter indolifex:
- a CDS encoding DsbE family thiol:disulfide interchange protein, whose translation MTSYRDNMTVPTPRRRNLGFVLVPVVALALMVLFGWGLFSEGDDLPSALIDKPVPEFALAPVLGREEGLSTQDLIGHVSLVNVFASWCVPCRAEHPLFMELSATGEVPLYGINYKDPPEQARAWLDELGDPYTRIGADINGRAGIEWGVYGVPETYVITSDGTIAYRHVGPITRAILEETLLPIVRDLKTQAGKEPTP comes from the coding sequence ATGACCAGCTATCGTGACAATATGACTGTTCCCACGCCCCGCCGGAGAAATCTCGGCTTTGTGCTGGTGCCCGTCGTGGCTTTGGCCCTTATGGTCCTGTTTGGCTGGGGGCTTTTCAGCGAGGGCGATGATCTGCCGTCCGCGCTTATCGACAAGCCTGTACCGGAGTTTGCACTCGCTCCGGTGCTCGGCCGCGAGGAAGGTCTTTCGACGCAGGACCTGATCGGCCATGTTTCGCTGGTGAACGTCTTTGCCTCGTGGTGTGTGCCCTGCCGCGCCGAACATCCGCTATTCATGGAATTGAGCGCCACGGGCGAAGTGCCGCTCTACGGGATCAACTACAAGGATCCGCCCGAACAGGCGCGCGCCTGGCTAGACGAACTGGGTGATCCCTACACCCGCATCGGGGCCGACATAAACGGACGTGCGGGAATCGAGTGGGGTGTTTACGGCGTGCCTGAAACCTATGTCATCACTTCCGACGGCACCATTGCCTACCGCCATGTCGGCCCCATCACGCGAGCGATTCTGGAGGAAACCCTTTTGCCGATCGTCCGTGATCTGAAAACCCAAGCCGGCAAGGAGCCAACGCCATGA
- a CDS encoding metal-sensing transcriptional repressor, giving the protein MTKHPVHATHPALVARLKRADGHLRAVIEMIEAGKPCLEIAQQMQAVEKAVTNAKRALIHDHMDHCIDVESSETDRAELRAIARYL; this is encoded by the coding sequence ATGACAAAACATCCAGTCCATGCAACCCATCCCGCCCTTGTCGCCCGGCTGAAACGCGCTGACGGCCATTTGCGCGCCGTGATCGAAATGATCGAGGCGGGCAAACCCTGTCTGGAGATTGCTCAGCAGATGCAAGCGGTCGAAAAGGCCGTGACGAACGCCAAGCGTGCGCTGATCCATGATCACATGGACCATTGTATCGACGTTGAAAGTTCTGAAACTGATCGCGCCGAGTTGCGGGCGATCGCCCGATATCTCTGA
- a CDS encoding permease translates to MDQIIEAFTTGAGMLWKALWALIFGYIISAGIQIFVTRDQMARVLGDRGARKAGIAGFFGFVSSSCSFAALAASRSILVKGAHPVNSIAFLISSTNLVIELGIVLLVLLGWKFMVANFMLGILMTIYAYALTLIWLPRSFVESAKEHAEKAQSDEGMDRDQTMKGSFRDKLLSREGWDRIARAFFMEWKMVWKEILFGFTVAGFISVFVPQSFWNAIFLVGDGGAQDAPGFLIVLENALVAPVVAFFTFIGSMGNVPLAAMLWSRDASFGGVIAFLGADLVAATVIWVHAKYYGWQYALYLSGLLYLCMVAAGITVHYLFALVGMIPTERPSLQEMVRFSIDYTFFLNLIFLVIGSALIWLHIRNAEED, encoded by the coding sequence ATGGACCAGATAATCGAAGCATTCACGACCGGGGCGGGCATGCTCTGGAAGGCGCTCTGGGCGCTCATCTTCGGGTATATCATCTCCGCAGGCATCCAGATTTTCGTGACACGGGATCAGATGGCGCGTGTTCTTGGCGACCGTGGTGCCAGGAAGGCAGGCATTGCCGGCTTCTTTGGGTTTGTGTCATCGTCCTGTTCCTTCGCGGCTCTTGCCGCGTCGCGTTCGATCCTCGTGAAGGGTGCGCATCCGGTCAATTCGATCGCCTTCCTGATTTCATCGACAAATCTGGTGATCGAGCTTGGAATCGTCCTTCTGGTCCTGCTGGGCTGGAAATTCATGGTGGCAAATTTCATGCTTGGCATCCTGATGACGATCTACGCCTATGCCCTCACCCTGATATGGCTTCCAAGGTCGTTTGTCGAAAGCGCAAAAGAGCATGCGGAGAAGGCCCAGTCCGACGAAGGTATGGACAGGGACCAGACCATGAAGGGTTCGTTCCGCGACAAACTGCTGTCCCGCGAAGGATGGGACCGGATCGCCCGCGCTTTCTTCATGGAATGGAAGATGGTCTGGAAGGAGATCCTCTTCGGCTTCACGGTCGCGGGTTTCATTTCCGTCTTTGTGCCGCAGAGCTTCTGGAACGCGATCTTTCTGGTCGGAGATGGCGGTGCGCAGGACGCGCCGGGCTTCCTGATCGTTCTTGAAAACGCGCTGGTGGCACCGGTCGTGGCCTTCTTCACCTTCATCGGGTCGATGGGCAATGTCCCCCTGGCTGCGATGCTCTGGTCGCGTGATGCGTCGTTCGGAGGCGTGATCGCCTTTCTCGGAGCCGATCTTGTTGCTGCCACGGTGATATGGGTGCACGCAAAATATTACGGCTGGCAGTATGCGCTCTATCTTTCAGGCTTGCTGTACCTGTGCATGGTCGCTGCGGGAATTACGGTGCATTACCTGTTCGCTCTCGTAGGGATGATCCCGACCGAGCGGCCTTCGCTTCAGGAAATGGTCCGGTTCAGCATCGATTACACGTTCTTCCTCAACCTGATCTTTCTTGTCATCGGGTCAGCACTGATCTGGCTTCACATCAGGAATGCCGAGGAAGACTAA
- a CDS encoding DUF411 domain-containing protein, with product MKKLIGLASLGTAGAAAVLAMSLNAAPAAAQEATLYKNPQCGCCESYADYLRENGFTVEVKPTHDLAQISRDAGIPDDFQGCHTTFLGDYVVSGHVPIDVVNKLLDERLDIAGLTLPGMPLGSPGMGGAKQEPFKIYTVEEGVNPTVYAVE from the coding sequence ATGAAGAAACTAATTGGACTTGCCAGTCTTGGCACCGCAGGTGCTGCCGCTGTCCTTGCAATGAGCCTGAATGCCGCGCCTGCAGCAGCGCAAGAGGCCACGCTCTACAAGAACCCGCAATGCGGATGCTGCGAGAGCTATGCGGACTACCTGCGCGAGAATGGCTTCACGGTCGAGGTAAAGCCGACCCATGATCTGGCTCAGATCAGCCGTGATGCAGGTATCCCGGACGATTTCCAGGGCTGCCATACGACCTTTCTGGGTGACTACGTCGTCAGCGGTCATGTGCCAATTGATGTCGTCAACAAGTTGCTTGATGAGCGCCTGGACATTGCCGGTCTGACACTTCCCGGCATGCCGTTGGGATCGCCGGGTATGGGGGGCGCGAAGCAGGAACCGTTCAAGATTTACACCGTCGAAGAAGGTGTGAACCCGACCGTCTATGCGGTCGAATGA
- a CDS encoding c-type cytochrome, which translates to MKNTIRLAAVLLATTVSPVSAESDLRMGERLYQENCASCHGANLEGQPDWRTRLPNGRLPAPPHDASGHTWHHTDRVLFDIVKRGPAAIVGAGYESDMPGYEGVLTDDEITSIVDYIKSTWPDKERAFQSERTREDQQAQP; encoded by the coding sequence ATGAAAAACACCATTAGGCTCGCCGCGGTCTTGCTCGCCACAACGGTCTCTCCCGTTTCGGCGGAGAGCGACTTGCGCATGGGCGAGCGTCTCTATCAGGAGAATTGTGCCAGTTGTCATGGCGCAAACCTGGAGGGGCAGCCTGATTGGCGCACCCGATTGCCGAACGGCAGATTGCCTGCCCCGCCGCATGATGCGTCGGGTCATACCTGGCATCATACGGACCGCGTATTGTTCGACATCGTGAAACGCGGACCGGCGGCGATTGTCGGGGCCGGTTATGAAAGCGACATGCCCGGATATGAGGGCGTACTGACAGATGACGAAATCACGTCGATCGTCGACTACATCAAGAGCACCTGGCCCGACAAAGAACGTGCCTTTCAGAGTGAGCGGACCCGCGAGGACCAGCAAGCACAGCCATGA
- the cueR gene encoding Cu(I)-responsive transcriptional regulator, protein MNIGDVADLSGLPAKTIRYYEDIGLVEPLRSSNGYRSFRQSDVHKLAFLGRARALGFTIEDCRSLLKLYADTDRASAEVKQIAEEHLDRIDSKIAELTEMRATLSHLVDACAGDHRPDCPILADLAMEQKAGSISKASG, encoded by the coding sequence ATGAACATCGGAGATGTGGCCGACCTTTCCGGCCTTCCCGCCAAAACGATCCGCTACTACGAAGACATCGGTCTTGTCGAACCGCTGCGCAGTTCAAATGGCTATCGCAGCTTTCGGCAAAGCGACGTGCACAAGCTGGCCTTTCTCGGCCGGGCACGGGCCCTTGGATTCACCATCGAGGATTGCCGGAGCCTGCTGAAGCTTTATGCCGATACTGACCGCGCCAGTGCCGAGGTAAAGCAGATTGCCGAAGAGCATCTTGATCGGATTGACAGCAAGATCGCCGAACTGACCGAAATGCGCGCGACGCTGTCGCATCTTGTGGATGCATGCGCGGGTGATCACCGCCCCGATTGCCCCATCTTGGCCGATCTGGCGATGGAACAAAAGGCGGGCAGTATCAGCAAGGCGTCCGGGTAG
- a CDS encoding MauE/DoxX family redox-associated membrane protein, which produces MPRDTTQTAKLYRMVMPDHLCPYGLKSKDLLERKGFEVEDHPLTTREETDAFMEEHGVETTPQTWIGDERIGGYDDLRVHFGIDAPEDERSDTSYQPVITIFAVAFLMALGLSWYSFENIFTLRGLEWFISISMCFLAVQKLQDVESFSTMFLNYDLLARRWVRYGKIYPFGEAFAGILMVAGALTWLSAPVALFIGTVGAVSVFKAVYIDKRELKCACVGGDSNVPLGFVSLTENLMMMVMGIWMPIRVYLIG; this is translated from the coding sequence ATGCCAAGAGACACAACCCAGACAGCCAAGCTTTACCGGATGGTGATGCCCGACCACCTCTGTCCCTATGGGCTCAAATCCAAGGACCTGCTGGAGCGCAAGGGTTTCGAAGTCGAGGATCACCCTTTGACCACGCGTGAGGAAACCGACGCGTTCATGGAAGAGCACGGCGTCGAAACCACCCCGCAAACCTGGATCGGGGACGAGCGGATAGGCGGATATGACGACCTTCGGGTCCATTTCGGCATCGATGCGCCGGAAGACGAACGCTCGGACACGTCCTACCAGCCGGTGATCACGATCTTTGCCGTCGCGTTCCTGATGGCGCTCGGTTTGTCGTGGTACAGCTTCGAGAACATTTTCACCCTGCGCGGGCTGGAATGGTTCATTTCGATCTCGATGTGCTTTCTGGCGGTACAAAAACTTCAGGATGTCGAGAGCTTCTCGACCATGTTCCTGAACTACGACCTGCTGGCGCGTCGGTGGGTGCGTTATGGCAAGATCTATCCGTTTGGAGAGGCTTTCGCAGGTATCCTCATGGTCGCCGGGGCGCTGACCTGGCTTTCGGCACCGGTGGCCTTGTTCATCGGCACTGTTGGCGCAGTATCGGTTTTCAAGGCGGTCTATATCGACAAGCGTGAATTGAAGTGCGCCTGCGTCGGCGGCGACAGCAACGTACCGCTCGGCTTTGTCTCGCTCACAGAGAACCTGATGATGATGGTCATGGGGATCTGGATGCCGATCAGAGTCTATCTGATCGGCTGA
- a CDS encoding DUF305 domain-containing protein has product MTYLRFFAMIATSTVVMFILMYLNTYLLSHIFWSETRAYMAVLMGAIMAIIMLGFMLSMYSSKAINAAIFIGGAVVFAGSLWLVRSQVTVGDTSYMKAMIPHHSIAIMTSSRANISDPRVRKLADEIIFAQDKEIAEMRYLVNDIDTNGDAADEGLDGSARIVDLNEALSSAEIAILDLEFLTGDEIAQLFPDGAICTFKYTTTSKPVLATGQIDGAPAALAKISGDLVRLGSTDATGTLSTEGMSVSLSAPDGAAALENSGEVQDANLVLELDAGLRAGYRGYYGCDA; this is encoded by the coding sequence ATGACATACCTACGCTTTTTCGCGATGATCGCCACATCCACGGTGGTGATGTTCATCCTGATGTATCTCAACACCTATCTGCTGAGCCATATCTTCTGGTCCGAAACACGCGCCTATATGGCCGTGCTGATGGGGGCCATAATGGCGATCATCATGCTGGGCTTCATGTTGTCAATGTACTCCAGCAAGGCGATCAACGCTGCCATCTTTATTGGCGGCGCCGTGGTGTTTGCCGGATCCCTCTGGCTGGTCCGGAGCCAGGTGACCGTGGGCGATACCAGCTACATGAAGGCAATGATCCCGCACCATTCGATCGCGATCATGACATCGAGCCGCGCCAACATTTCTGACCCTCGGGTGCGCAAACTGGCTGACGAGATCATCTTTGCCCAAGACAAAGAAATCGCCGAAATGCGGTATCTGGTGAATGACATCGACACGAATGGTGACGCGGCTGATGAGGGTCTGGATGGTTCAGCCCGCATCGTCGATCTGAACGAGGCACTCTCATCCGCCGAAATCGCCATCCTTGATCTGGAATTCCTGACTGGCGATGAGATCGCGCAGCTTTTCCCGGATGGGGCCATCTGCACCTTCAAGTATACGACGACCAGCAAACCTGTGCTTGCCACAGGACAGATCGACGGTGCCCCGGCGGCGCTGGCAAAGATCAGCGGCGACCTGGTGCGTCTTGGTTCAACCGACGCAACCGGCACCCTGAGCACCGAAGGAATGTCCGTAAGCCTCAGTGCGCCGGACGGGGCTGCGGCGCTGGAAAACAGTGGTGAAGTGCAGGACGCCAACCTCGTGCTCGAACTCGATGCCGGCCTGCGGGCAGGCTATCGCGGCTATTATGGCTGCGACGCCTGA
- a CDS encoding HupE/UreJ family protein, whose amino-acid sequence MNTVHQGWTDPGIRRIVILSFIALSALVLGAENALAHAVTEGDAGYIQEIWGVNIIPFMYLGAKHMVTGYDHILFLLGVVFFLYKMKDVGIYVSLFALGHSTTMLAGVWFGWGINAYIIDAIIGLSVVYKALDNLGAYQRWFGFQPNTKAATLIFGFFHGTGLATKILDYEIASEGLLANLLAFNVGVELGQIMALAVILIVMGFWRKSPSFFRQAYTANVVMMSMGFILMGLQITGYFVAT is encoded by the coding sequence ATGAATACAGTCCACCAGGGCTGGACCGATCCCGGCATACGCCGGATCGTGATCCTGTCCTTCATTGCCCTTTCGGCGCTCGTCCTGGGTGCGGAAAACGCTCTTGCCCATGCCGTCACAGAAGGTGACGCAGGCTATATCCAGGAAATCTGGGGGGTGAACATCATCCCCTTCATGTATCTCGGCGCCAAACACATGGTCACGGGATACGATCACATCCTGTTCCTGCTCGGCGTCGTCTTCTTCCTCTACAAGATGAAGGATGTAGGCATCTATGTCAGCCTCTTCGCCCTCGGGCACTCGACCACGATGCTGGCCGGTGTCTGGTTCGGCTGGGGCATCAACGCCTACATCATCGACGCGATCATCGGCCTTTCGGTCGTCTACAAGGCGCTCGACAATCTCGGGGCTTATCAGCGCTGGTTTGGGTTCCAGCCGAACACCAAGGCCGCAACGCTGATCTTCGGCTTCTTCCACGGCACGGGCCTGGCCACGAAGATCCTAGACTACGAGATCGCGTCAGAGGGCCTACTGGCCAATCTTCTGGCGTTCAACGTGGGCGTCGAGCTTGGCCAGATCATGGCGCTTGCCGTGATCCTCATCGTCATGGGCTTCTGGCGGAAATCCCCAAGCTTCTTCCGCCAAGCCTACACCGCCAACGTCGTCATGATGTCCATGGGATTCATCCTCATGGGCCTGCAAATCACCGGCTACTTCGTAGCCACCTGA
- a CDS encoding TlpA family protein disulfide reductase yields the protein MKYLKTALLVWALSVGTAFAGPQGFALHDTPQPVINVRYETEDGSRGDMEDFRGKVILVNVWATWCVPCREEMPTLDALQAELGGDRFEVVALSIDRAGSPVVRRFYDEIGVNNLKMYVDKTMLSMTALRTVGLPTTILIDAQGRELGRLVGPAEWDDPEMVSFLRGFIE from the coding sequence ATGAAATATCTCAAAACGGCGCTGCTCGTCTGGGCATTGTCCGTCGGCACGGCGTTTGCCGGGCCGCAAGGCTTCGCACTGCACGACACGCCGCAGCCGGTGATCAATGTGCGCTACGAGACCGAGGACGGCAGCCGTGGGGACATGGAGGATTTTCGTGGCAAGGTGATCCTCGTGAACGTTTGGGCAACCTGGTGCGTCCCCTGCCGGGAAGAGATGCCGACGCTGGATGCACTTCAGGCGGAACTTGGCGGCGACCGTTTCGAGGTTGTCGCCCTGTCCATCGACAGGGCCGGGTCGCCCGTCGTGCGGCGGTTCTACGACGAGATCGGTGTCAACAATCTCAAGATGTATGTCGACAAGACCATGCTGTCGATGACCGCGCTGCGCACCGTCGGTCTGCCGACAACGATCCTGATCGACGCGCAGGGGCGGGAGCTTGGGAGACTGGTCGGCCCGGCCGAATGGGATGATCCCGAGATGGTCTCCTTCTTGCGAGGCTTTATCGAATAA
- a CDS encoding cytochrome c biogenesis CcdA family protein: MMDISGIGIFAAFLAGAISFLSPCVLPLVPGYVSYIAGQPDLRTTRSVGLRARAGALGLSTCFVLGFSTVFVALGAGASALGSLLLTWRTELNYLGGAIIILFGLVMLGAFRLEAFSRDTRFTLDIPGGRPLGAYVLGLAFAFGWTPCIGPILGAILTLSSTSGGMSDGIWLLSIYSAGLGVPFLLAALFTDAIAARVRQIGKAGRWLYKGAGVAMIIMGVAIMTGQLSRFAYWLLGTFPFLASIG, encoded by the coding sequence ATGATGGATATTTCCGGCATCGGCATTTTCGCGGCCTTTCTGGCGGGGGCCATTTCCTTCCTGTCACCCTGCGTCCTGCCACTGGTTCCGGGCTATGTTTCCTACATCGCAGGCCAGCCGGATTTGCGCACGACGCGATCGGTCGGCCTGCGGGCACGCGCCGGGGCACTTGGCCTAAGCACCTGCTTCGTTCTGGGGTTCTCCACGGTCTTTGTCGCGTTGGGGGCCGGGGCCAGCGCGCTCGGGTCGTTGCTGCTGACTTGGCGCACTGAGCTCAACTATCTGGGCGGGGCGATCATCATCCTGTTCGGACTGGTCATGCTGGGTGCCTTCCGTCTGGAAGCGTTCTCGCGTGACACCCGCTTCACACTCGACATTCCGGGGGGTCGCCCGCTTGGAGCCTACGTCCTGGGCTTGGCCTTCGCCTTTGGATGGACGCCCTGCATCGGGCCGATCCTCGGCGCAATCCTGACGCTCAGTTCGACATCCGGCGGTATGTCGGACGGCATCTGGCTGTTGTCGATCTATTCCGCAGGGCTGGGCGTGCCGTTCCTGCTGGCCGCGCTGTTCACCGACGCCATCGCCGCACGGGTCAGACAGATCGGCAAAGCCGGTCGCTGGCTCTACAAGGGCGCGGGCGTCGCCATGATCATCATGGGCGTTGCCATCATGACCGGCCAATTGTCCCGGTTTGCCTACTGGCTTCTGGGAACCTTCCCATTCTTGGCCTCAATCGGTTAG
- a CDS encoding SCO family protein, with protein sequence MQLIVYLTRRAALATFAATIAFPASADHPGENLDARMFEMEPYFQAIDAAQAPDFELLNAEGNPVRLADFSERVVILHFIYANCPDICPLHAEKIAAVQASINDGPMRDLVQFISITTDPVNDTPDVLRDYADRHGLDPSNWVILTKRPDQSDDATRLVARDYGLEFTTTADSDMMMHGAVTHVVDIGGRFAAKFHGMDFKNVNLILYVSELINNAQHRRRERSWWDRVTGVFQ encoded by the coding sequence ATGCAGTTGATTGTCTATCTGACCCGGCGCGCCGCCTTGGCGACATTTGCGGCCACGATCGCCTTTCCGGCCTCCGCCGATCATCCGGGTGAAAATCTGGATGCCCGGATGTTCGAGATGGAGCCATACTTCCAGGCCATCGACGCGGCACAGGCCCCGGATTTCGAGTTGCTGAATGCGGAGGGCAATCCTGTGCGCTTGGCGGATTTCAGCGAAAGGGTCGTCATCCTGCATTTCATCTACGCCAACTGCCCGGATATCTGCCCGCTCCATGCGGAAAAGATCGCGGCGGTCCAGGCTTCGATCAACGACGGGCCGATGAGGGATCTGGTGCAATTCATCTCGATCACAACCGATCCCGTGAATGACACGCCGGACGTTCTGCGCGACTACGCGGACCGGCATGGGCTCGATCCGAGCAACTGGGTCATTCTGACCAAACGGCCCGATCAGAGCGACGACGCGACGCGCCTTGTGGCGCGGGACTATGGGCTCGAGTTCACCACGACCGCCGACAGCGACATGATGATGCACGGTGCGGTCACCCATGTCGTGGATATCGGCGGGCGGTTCGCCGCAAAGTTCCATGGCATGGATTTCAAGAATGTGAACCTGATCCTCTATGTCAGCGAGTTGATCAACAATGCCCAGCATCGACGCCGGGAACGCAGTTGGTGGGACCGGGTGACAGGGGTGTTTCAATGA
- a CDS encoding multicopper oxidase family protein — translation MTLNRLISRRHVLRTGAAFTAISTLSPARVAMAGPTEDPFLLRAAAGQAALRPAPYGPTDVWSYNGSLPGPEIRVRQGDRIRVLARNGLNEGTTVHWHGIRTPNAMDGVPFLTQDPIPVGGEFLYEFDALDAGTFWYHPHQRSSEQVGRGLYGPLIVEEADPIRVDRDLTWMLDDWRMTGDGQIATDFGSRHDTMHGGRIGNSVTINGQIPDRIAVRSGERIRLRLVNAANARIFGLDFGGLAPVVVALDGQPVSPHVPDDDIVVVGPAMRVDLVIDMTGKPGESLTITDVFYRDLEYRLVDLAYGPDRLRDAVPDWSMELPPNPLAEPDMQAATRHQIIFNGGMMGQMMMGGGMGSMMEQMREGNMWFINGKAATGHMMDPLLVLPQGTSHVLQMDNRTAWHHPMHLHGHSFRVITRSGQPTRHREWQDTVLMAPEERVEIAFVADNPGDWMFHCHILEHQAAGMMGIIRVDPGTTKT, via the coding sequence ATGACCCTCAACAGACTGATTTCACGACGGCACGTGCTGCGCACCGGTGCCGCTTTCACGGCCATATCCACTCTGTCACCGGCACGAGTAGCGATGGCAGGTCCGACAGAGGACCCATTCTTGCTACGCGCTGCGGCCGGACAAGCCGCCCTGCGACCGGCACCCTACGGCCCTACCGACGTCTGGAGCTACAACGGATCCCTCCCCGGCCCCGAGATCCGGGTGCGGCAGGGAGACCGAATTCGGGTTCTGGCCCGGAACGGGCTAAATGAAGGGACGACGGTCCACTGGCATGGCATTCGCACACCCAATGCGATGGACGGTGTGCCGTTCCTGACACAGGACCCGATCCCGGTCGGTGGCGAGTTTCTCTACGAATTCGATGCGCTGGACGCAGGTACATTCTGGTATCACCCGCACCAGCGCAGTTCGGAACAGGTCGGACGCGGCCTTTACGGGCCGCTGATCGTCGAGGAGGCGGACCCGATCCGCGTGGATCGCGATTTGACCTGGATGCTCGATGACTGGCGGATGACCGGCGACGGACAGATTGCGACAGATTTCGGAAGCCGGCACGACACGATGCACGGCGGTCGTATCGGCAATTCCGTGACGATCAACGGCCAGATCCCTGACCGTATCGCGGTGCGATCCGGGGAACGCATCCGCCTTCGGCTGGTCAATGCAGCGAACGCGCGGATATTCGGGCTGGATTTCGGGGGGCTTGCGCCGGTCGTGGTCGCTCTGGACGGTCAACCCGTGTCACCTCATGTACCAGACGATGACATCGTGGTGGTCGGTCCGGCCATGCGTGTCGATTTGGTGATTGATATGACCGGCAAGCCCGGAGAGAGCCTGACCATCACCGATGTCTTCTACAGGGATCTGGAATACCGTCTGGTCGATCTCGCCTACGGGCCGGATCGGTTACGGGACGCGGTCCCGGACTGGTCGATGGAACTGCCACCCAACCCGCTGGCCGAACCCGATATGCAAGCTGCCACGCGGCATCAGATCATCTTTAATGGCGGCATGATGGGGCAGATGATGATGGGCGGCGGCATGGGGTCCATGATGGAGCAGATGCGCGAAGGCAACATGTGGTTCATCAACGGCAAAGCAGCAACGGGGCACATGATGGATCCATTGCTGGTCCTGCCGCAGGGCACGTCGCATGTGCTGCAGATGGACAATCGCACCGCGTGGCATCACCCGATGCATCTTCATGGACATTCGTTCCGTGTGATCACACGGAGCGGGCAACCGACACGGCATCGCGAATGGCAGGACACCGTCCTGATGGCACCGGAGGAACGGGTCGAGATCGCCTTCGTGGCGGACAATCCGGGAGACTGGATGTTCCATTGTCACATCCTGGAACACCAGGCGGCCGGCATGATGGGCATCATACGTGTCGATCCTGGCACGACCAAAACCTGA